The Erythrobacter aurantius genome includes a window with the following:
- a CDS encoding COQ9 family protein — protein MNTETPDFADMTLDELRVALAPDIAASAIFDGWNETALVAAAEMAGADVDIARLAFPKKPGTGQAMDMIEAWITSVDQAMEAEWPQDRLAEMKIRERIRALVAFRLEAVEHIDEAVRRAMAIMAMPQNAPRALQLGWRSADIMWRLAGDTATDYNHYTKRAILAGIYSATLAYFVNDDSEGKAKTYEFLDRRIDGVMRFETFKHKLTSRDVELPSLTRFLGRLRYPSR, from the coding sequence ATGAACACCGAAACACCCGATTTCGCCGACATGACGCTGGACGAACTGCGCGTGGCGCTGGCTCCGGATATCGCCGCTTCCGCCATTTTCGATGGCTGGAACGAAACCGCGCTGGTCGCCGCTGCCGAAATGGCGGGCGCTGATGTCGATATCGCCAGGCTTGCCTTCCCCAAGAAGCCGGGAACGGGTCAGGCGATGGATATGATCGAGGCGTGGATCACTTCGGTCGATCAGGCGATGGAGGCCGAATGGCCGCAGGATCGCCTTGCCGAAATGAAGATCCGCGAACGCATTCGCGCGCTTGTTGCCTTCCGGCTGGAAGCGGTCGAGCATATTGACGAGGCCGTGCGTCGTGCGATGGCGATCATGGCGATGCCGCAGAATGCGCCGCGCGCGCTGCAGCTGGGCTGGCGTTCTGCCGACATCATGTGGCGGCTCGCAGGGGACACCGCGACCGATTACAACCACTATACCAAGCGCGCGATCCTTGCCGGGATTTACTCGGCGACGCTGGCTTACTTCGTCAACGACGACAGCGAGGGCAAGGCGAAGACCTATGAATTCCTTGATCGGCGGATCGACGGGGTGATGCGGTTCGAAACCTTCAAGCACAAGCTTACCAGCCGCGATGTCGAACTGCCCAGCCTGACGCGGTTTCTGGGCCGATTGCGCTATCCGAGTAGGTAG